From Oryza sativa Japonica Group chromosome 4, ASM3414082v1, one genomic window encodes:
- the LOC9270831 gene encoding uncharacterized protein isoform X6 translates to MAEAAGGQPEFVEVRCAGCGETLEVEPGLTEFACPDCGTHQALPPELMPPPPPRPRRALPIPGRGPPPAAVLHAPVPVPVQVPAPARMPCGGCCALLSVPAGLVRFACPVCAAELVVDGGRLRLYFASPAAPTVSVVAPPPAGVTLTASSLRHRPEQSQIERHHPIRSEQIPAQCSIRSVPREETFSSFRNDSPAAVQHTLARKEPVNHSIHRGESCNETLDKTTARSSSRKARLQAGVESIYIEKLQPERPIQESTPQAQACPPSNSVRGDHAQGQQPLVDISSREQRAKNVSSTMEREKAEPLNQASELKKAQAGKTIGCPKRKRSSKNAGENKRKNKGFPSSPNEGLYLRRSKRLTKQPEQPINDDPVQQPAASPNQYNSDPPDIDRLIANLCPSPSPQCQMPQACSSESGNADASVLPASSNREMPQAEQSPHRYNQLCPPEVRGTHQLDKSGEQVQPQSPEQVTHAQQDAYSYHPVLRKYSRKSSGRGRGRRPRGLIEPRREYDRPVLTPNNIDNWDVNPLCPKVSSTITALLKQKYPGSTYLPVGEHGDVPANEELVYRWKHYPAETRAAILNEFLQRYKWAPGREAECLKIFQRRAVKQFTGLLCEEKRRVRAELAAVQKAKKASGSRSSNSHAESEEEDATEEPKDNQTEKVNEDEDPLLWKPFPPAWMHPNWWERLCEYWAKEEVLQMSLKYRKNRFVGGRAHHTSGSRSFAMQRQLMVIENGGKPVSELEIFNKTHKFNGGTGEFVSEKAKRIVEGFKKRMEEAGDKPADPDAAWIQQVGGRNRGRYYGLTGTIDKAKIAEIAKSIPGKRGQQKFSQEEVQQMINHALQGLNQSWEEKFKSLEQSVRGAPLLGVDHEHAPGSSAAGGDVQQDQSKHQDESDKQHVERRQSARHHDDDDDDDDEDYEVEEEEVVSTSD, encoded by the exons atggcggaggcggcggggggccAGCCGGAGTTCGTGGAGGTGCGGTGCGCGGGGTGCGGGGAGACGCTGGAGGTGGAGCCGGGCCTCACCGAGTTCGCCTGCCCGGACTGCGGGACCCACCAGGCGCTCCCGCCCGAGCtcatgcctccgccgccgccgcgcccgcggcgGGCTCTGCCCATCCCCGGACGGgggcctcctcccgccgcggtGTTGCACGCTCCCGTGCCGGTCCCCGTGCAGGTTCCCGCGCCCGCGCGCATGCCGTGCGGTGGCTGCTGCGCTCTGCTGAGTGTGCCGGCGGGGCTCGTGCGCTTCGCCTGCCCGGTCtgcgccgccgagctcgtcgtcgacggcgggcgCCTCCGCCTCTACTTCGCTTCCCCTGCCGCCCCCACGGTCTCCGTCGTGGCGCCGCCCCCAGCTGGCGTCACGCTCACGGCGTCTTCCCTGCGCCATCGGCCGGAG CAGTCACAAATAGAAAGACACCATCCAATTCGTTCAGAGCAGATACCAGCACAATGCTCCATTCGTTCAGTTCCAAGAGAGGAGACATTCAGTTCTTTCAGAAACGACTCCCCAGCAGCAGTCCAACACACATTGGCACGAAAGGAGCCTGTTAACCATTCAATTCATAGGGGGGAATCATGCAATGAGACACTTGATAAAACCACTGCAAGGTCTAGTTCAAGGAAGGCTAGATTGCAGGCAGGTGttgaatctatatatattgaaaaactaCAACCAGAGCGTCCTATTCAGGAAAGCACACCACAGGCACAAGCTTGCCCTCCGAGTAATTCAGTTCGTGGGGACCACGCACAAGGGCAGCAACCTCTTGTTGACATTTCAAGTCGTGAACAGCGGGCAAAAAATGTCTCAAGTACTATGGAGCGGGAAAAAGCAGAGCCCCTCAATCAAGCTAGTGAACTGAAAAAAGCACAAGCTGGTAAGACGATTGGATGCCCGAAGAGAAAAAGGAGCAGCAAGAATGCTGGTGAGAATAAGAGGAAAAATAAGGGCTTTCCGAGTTCTCCAAATGAAGGACTCTATCTTAGGCGTAGCAAGCGCTTGACGAAACAACCAGAACAACCAATAAATGATGATCCAGTCCAGCAGCCAGCTGCTTCTCCAAACCAATATAATTCTGATCCTCCAGACATTGACCGACTCATTGCCAATTTGTGTCCCAGTCCATCACCTCAGTGCCAAATGCCTCAAGCATGCTCAAGTGAGTCAGGCAATGCTGATGCATCTGTTTTACCAGCATCTTCAAATCGTGAGATGCCTCAAGCCGAGCAATCCCCGCACCGCTACAATCAACTGTGCCCTCCAGAGGTCAGGGGTACACACCAGCTTGATAAAAGTGGTGAGCAGGTGCAGCCACAGTCACCAGAGCAGGTTACGCATGCGCAACAG GACGCATATAGCTATCATCCCGTATTAAGAAAATATAGTCGTAAATCATCAGGTAGGGGCAGGGGACGCCGTCCTAGAGGACTGATTGAACCACGCAGGGAATATGACAGGCCTGTCTTGACACCAAATAATATCGA TAACTGGGATGTCAACCCACTTTGTCCCAAGGTGTCCTCTACCATCACTGCTCTTTTGAAGCAGAAGTACCCTGGATCAACCTATTTGCCGGTTGGTGAGCATGGTGATGTTCCAGCTAATGAGGAATTGGTTTACCGCTGGAAACATTATCCTGCAGAGACGAGGGCTGCTATTTTGAATGAATTTCTT CAAAGGTACAAGTGGGCCCCTGGCCGTGAGGCCGAGTGCCTGAAGATATTTCAGCGCAGAGCAGTAAAACAGTTTACTGGCCTCCTGTGCGAAGAGAAGCGAAGGGTTAGAGCAGAATTGGCTGCAGTAcaaaaagccaaaaaagcttcagGTTCTCGTAGCTCCAATAGTCATGCAGAGTCAGAGGAGGAAGATGCTACAGAAGAGCCAAAGGACAATCAGACAGAAAAGGTAAATGAGGACGAGGACCCTTTACTGTGGAAACCCTTCCCCCCTGCATGGATGCATCCGAATTGGTGGGAGAGATTGTGTGAATATTGGGCCAAAGAAGAAGTCTTGCAGATGTCTCTGAAGTATAGGAAGAATCGGTTTGTTGGAGGTCGTGCTCATCACACATCAGGTTCTCGGAGCTTTGCCATGCAACGGCAGCTTATG GTCATAGAGAATGGTGGGAAGCCAGTGTCAGAACTTGAGATATTCAACAAGACCCATAAGTTTAATGGTGGCACAGGAGAATTTGTCAGTGAGAAAGCGAAACGGATTGTG GAGGGTTTCAAGAAGCGAATGGAGGAGGCTGGTGATAAACCTGCAGATCCCGATGCTGCATGGATACAGCAGGTGGGGGGCCGGAACCGTGGGAGGTACTATGGACTCACTGGCACCATCGACAAGGCCAAAATCGCGGAGATAGCAAAGTCCATCCCTGGTAAAAGGGGTCAGCAGAAGTTCTCGCAGGAGGAGGTCCAACAGATGATCAATCATGCTCTGCAAGGTTTAAATCAATCCTGGGAGGAGAAGTTTAAATCCCTGGAGCAAAGTGTGCGTGGTGCGCCATTGTTAGGTGTTGATCATGAG CATGCCCCTGGGTCTTCGGCAGCTGGAGGAGATGTTCAACAGGACCAGTCAAAACATCAG GACGAATCAGACAAACAGCATGTTGAAAGGCGTCAATCTGCGAGACaccacgacgacgatgacgacgacgatgacgaagaTTATGaggttgaggaggaggaagtggtGTCTACAAGCGATTGA
- the LOC9270831 gene encoding uncharacterized protein isoform X8: MAEAAGGQPEFVEVRCAGCGETLEVEPGLTEFACPDCGTHQALPPELMPPPPPRPRRALPIPGRGPPPAAVLHAPVPVPVQVPAPARMPCGGCCALLSVPAGLVRFACPVCAAELVVDGGRLRLYFASPAAPTVSVVAPPPAGVTLTASSLRHRPEQSQIERHHPIRSEQIPAQCSIRSVPREETFSSFRNDSPAAVQHTLARKEPVNHSIHRGESCNETLDKTTARSSSRKARLQAGVESIYIEKLQPERPIQESTPQAQACPPSNSVRGDHAQGQQPLVDISSREQRAKNVSSTMEREKAEPLNQASELKKAQAGKTIGCPKRKRSSKNAGENKRKNKGFPSSPNEGLYLRRSKRLTKQPEQPINDDPVQQPAASPNQYNSDPPDIDRLIANLCPSPSPQCQMPQACSSESGNADASVLPASSNREMPQAEQSPHRYNQLCPPEVRGTHQLDKSGEQVQPQSPEQVTHAQQQDAYSYHPVLRKYSRKSSGRGRGRRPRGLIEPRREYDRPVLTPNNIDNWDVNPLCPKVSSTITALLKQKYPGSTYLPVGEHGDVPANEELVYRWKHYPAETRAAILNEFLQRYKWAPGREAECLKIFQRRAVKQFTGLLCEEKRRVRAELAAVQKAKKASGSRSSNSHAESEEEDATEEPKDNQTEKVNEDEDPLLWKPFPPAWMHPNWWERLCEYWAKEEVLQMSLKYRKNRFVGGRAHHTSGSRSFAMQRQLMVIENGGKPVSELEIFNKTHKFNGGTGEFVSEKAKRIVEGFKKRMEEAGDKPADPDAAWIQQVGGRNRGRYYGLTGTIDKAKIAEIAKSIPGKRGQQKFSQEEVQQMINHALQGLNQSWEEKFKSLEQSVRGAPLLGVDHEVHIKTTSSVSQSCPWVFGSWRRCSTGPVKTSGRIRQTAC, translated from the exons atggcggaggcggcggggggccAGCCGGAGTTCGTGGAGGTGCGGTGCGCGGGGTGCGGGGAGACGCTGGAGGTGGAGCCGGGCCTCACCGAGTTCGCCTGCCCGGACTGCGGGACCCACCAGGCGCTCCCGCCCGAGCtcatgcctccgccgccgccgcgcccgcggcgGGCTCTGCCCATCCCCGGACGGgggcctcctcccgccgcggtGTTGCACGCTCCCGTGCCGGTCCCCGTGCAGGTTCCCGCGCCCGCGCGCATGCCGTGCGGTGGCTGCTGCGCTCTGCTGAGTGTGCCGGCGGGGCTCGTGCGCTTCGCCTGCCCGGTCtgcgccgccgagctcgtcgtcgacggcgggcgCCTCCGCCTCTACTTCGCTTCCCCTGCCGCCCCCACGGTCTCCGTCGTGGCGCCGCCCCCAGCTGGCGTCACGCTCACGGCGTCTTCCCTGCGCCATCGGCCGGAG CAGTCACAAATAGAAAGACACCATCCAATTCGTTCAGAGCAGATACCAGCACAATGCTCCATTCGTTCAGTTCCAAGAGAGGAGACATTCAGTTCTTTCAGAAACGACTCCCCAGCAGCAGTCCAACACACATTGGCACGAAAGGAGCCTGTTAACCATTCAATTCATAGGGGGGAATCATGCAATGAGACACTTGATAAAACCACTGCAAGGTCTAGTTCAAGGAAGGCTAGATTGCAGGCAGGTGttgaatctatatatattgaaaaactaCAACCAGAGCGTCCTATTCAGGAAAGCACACCACAGGCACAAGCTTGCCCTCCGAGTAATTCAGTTCGTGGGGACCACGCACAAGGGCAGCAACCTCTTGTTGACATTTCAAGTCGTGAACAGCGGGCAAAAAATGTCTCAAGTACTATGGAGCGGGAAAAAGCAGAGCCCCTCAATCAAGCTAGTGAACTGAAAAAAGCACAAGCTGGTAAGACGATTGGATGCCCGAAGAGAAAAAGGAGCAGCAAGAATGCTGGTGAGAATAAGAGGAAAAATAAGGGCTTTCCGAGTTCTCCAAATGAAGGACTCTATCTTAGGCGTAGCAAGCGCTTGACGAAACAACCAGAACAACCAATAAATGATGATCCAGTCCAGCAGCCAGCTGCTTCTCCAAACCAATATAATTCTGATCCTCCAGACATTGACCGACTCATTGCCAATTTGTGTCCCAGTCCATCACCTCAGTGCCAAATGCCTCAAGCATGCTCAAGTGAGTCAGGCAATGCTGATGCATCTGTTTTACCAGCATCTTCAAATCGTGAGATGCCTCAAGCCGAGCAATCCCCGCACCGCTACAATCAACTGTGCCCTCCAGAGGTCAGGGGTACACACCAGCTTGATAAAAGTGGTGAGCAGGTGCAGCCACAGTCACCAGAGCAGGTTACGCATGCGCAACAG CAGGACGCATATAGCTATCATCCCGTATTAAGAAAATATAGTCGTAAATCATCAGGTAGGGGCAGGGGACGCCGTCCTAGAGGACTGATTGAACCACGCAGGGAATATGACAGGCCTGTCTTGACACCAAATAATATCGA TAACTGGGATGTCAACCCACTTTGTCCCAAGGTGTCCTCTACCATCACTGCTCTTTTGAAGCAGAAGTACCCTGGATCAACCTATTTGCCGGTTGGTGAGCATGGTGATGTTCCAGCTAATGAGGAATTGGTTTACCGCTGGAAACATTATCCTGCAGAGACGAGGGCTGCTATTTTGAATGAATTTCTT CAAAGGTACAAGTGGGCCCCTGGCCGTGAGGCCGAGTGCCTGAAGATATTTCAGCGCAGAGCAGTAAAACAGTTTACTGGCCTCCTGTGCGAAGAGAAGCGAAGGGTTAGAGCAGAATTGGCTGCAGTAcaaaaagccaaaaaagcttcagGTTCTCGTAGCTCCAATAGTCATGCAGAGTCAGAGGAGGAAGATGCTACAGAAGAGCCAAAGGACAATCAGACAGAAAAGGTAAATGAGGACGAGGACCCTTTACTGTGGAAACCCTTCCCCCCTGCATGGATGCATCCGAATTGGTGGGAGAGATTGTGTGAATATTGGGCCAAAGAAGAAGTCTTGCAGATGTCTCTGAAGTATAGGAAGAATCGGTTTGTTGGAGGTCGTGCTCATCACACATCAGGTTCTCGGAGCTTTGCCATGCAACGGCAGCTTATG GTCATAGAGAATGGTGGGAAGCCAGTGTCAGAACTTGAGATATTCAACAAGACCCATAAGTTTAATGGTGGCACAGGAGAATTTGTCAGTGAGAAAGCGAAACGGATTGTG GAGGGTTTCAAGAAGCGAATGGAGGAGGCTGGTGATAAACCTGCAGATCCCGATGCTGCATGGATACAGCAGGTGGGGGGCCGGAACCGTGGGAGGTACTATGGACTCACTGGCACCATCGACAAGGCCAAAATCGCGGAGATAGCAAAGTCCATCCCTGGTAAAAGGGGTCAGCAGAAGTTCTCGCAGGAGGAGGTCCAACAGATGATCAATCATGCTCTGCAAGGTTTAAATCAATCCTGGGAGGAGAAGTTTAAATCCCTGGAGCAAAGTGTGCGTGGTGCGCCATTGTTAGGTGTTGATCATGAGGTACACATaaaaactacttcctccgtttcacaat CATGCCCCTGGGTCTTCGGCAGCTGGAGGAGATGTTCAACAGGACCAGTCAAAACATCAG GACGAATCAGACAAACAGCATGTTGA